The genomic window AAGTTGAAGAGGGACACTTTTGAATTAGAAACTAAAATATGGCACTCCGCTGAGGGCGAGGGAATATTCACCAGGTCGCATAGGAACAGGCAACAAGCTGATCTGAACAATGAGTTACCTGATGCTACTGTAATACAAAGCTCAGAAATGAAAGGTAACAGAAAGCGTGACTAGGACTCTGTAGATACTATGAGCATGTATTTTCTGGCGCACAATGGGTACGACAGACATGAATACATAGCTGCTCTTTTCTGTTGTATGTGAGGAAAActgcacaaaagaaaagaaaattgagTTCAAAttgacagcagcagaacagcCGTGGTCTGCACTGATTTAACATCACAGATTGTAGTTTGTAGCATGGGCTGTTTTTGGCCATAGTCACACACATAAACCCATATTCTTCAGATGGTTGTCTCACCATATAGTCCAAAGCAGTGGGAGAACGACTGAGCACAGACAAACTCCATCCCCTGTGATGCACAGTACCGCACAGGCCAGGCATCCCGCTCTAAATCTCCATAGCAGAGCGCCTGAGTAGGCAGCAAGAGGAAAGGGAAAAGCCTACGCCTCTGTGGAAACAGCGCGGAGACAGCAAATGAGGAGGAGCGAAGAACAACTTGTCTGACAGAAACAATTTGAGCCTCtgttaaaaagtacaaatgtacaCGTCAGTTACCATGATGAGTTTGGTAATTACAGCCCATTGATTCTGAGAGAGGTCTGCTCCGGTTGGATAGTGGGCAGACGCCGACAGAACAACAACGCTTTGTTCCggagccttctccaaatcctcCAGAAGCTTCTCCAAACAAACGCAGCGCTGCATGTCATCCCAGTAATAATACTCACGGATATCTTGGATCCCTGCTGCCTGGAAGATACCTGCCAATGAGTCTGCAGAGAGGATCAAGTCGAAACATTATAACAGATAACTAAAGCAGTGCAAATCCCTTAAGATCAACGCTGCTTTACACACCATGATGTAATCACAACGTTGACCTTTAACCTCTATCCTGAGCTGCATTTGTAATGTAAATAATGTCTTATTACTCGTTTTTGTCTGTCACAATAATTAATGTTACTATGGATACAGCTTCTTTCCATGTTAGCGAATCATTTATGCATGTTATTTGTGGCATACATGTGAGTCATCTTCCAGTCTTCTTAATTATCGCTGCCAGGCTCAAGCACCTCTCctggttgcagtgattcacattTTTTCGAAAAACAATTTtatttgcagctgtgttttaaCAGTCACTGACGGCTGACTCCTCTCTACACTTAACCGGCAGGTAGGAACATCAGGGGACCAACAACTGCTTCAGTTTGGAATTTAGTTTCTGCTTGGGACAATGTACGTGGCAGATACATCAGTGTTGGTGGATTCATGTGTtggtattttcatttttacattgcTGGTGTTTTGGGATTGTCTGTCTCCATGCTATTTATACATCACCTCCCTTTCATTCTACTTCTTGGACCCACAACCTCCCTTTCACTCCCTGCTCCCCACCCATATGCCCTCAGACACATGGCAGAGAGCTGCATGccactgagtgcacttttcttgTAATAAAACAAGTAGTGCATACAGATGCAATCACCACACTTGGATCAATAGCCACAATACTTATGTTCTTTACGTCTCAAGAGCATAAGCTAATGTGCACCAGCATTTTGAAGCCAACgcactttgttgttgtaattttaAATGCTGTTAAGAGAAAGTGAGGTTTCATTTACCATcgcaaggagaggagaggtagaCGGGCTCACACCAAGCAGCACAGACATCATTGCAGTGTCTCAGGAGTTCAGCACCAAGACGCACAGCAGCGGTAAAACCAGGAGTCTGGATACCTAACACCTACAACAACAGTCAGGGTTGAGTTCTTAATATGACTGATGTGACAGTATTTGAGTACTAGATGAAACTAGATGTAAAACCATGACTGCATAATTTCAAATCCGTCTGCACACTGCCTCCAGATAATGACAGCTCTGATTGATTAGATAATTAGGTACAGGATATAATGTGTACATATAGAGCTGAGATTACCCGATCCTCCACTATAGCCTGACAGCTCCTCCCCAAAGTCATCTCTGTGGCTCGCCTGATGTATTCTGTCAGACCAAGAGAAGATGGATACTCTGGACGAAGGGTGGGATCAGCGCTTAACTgttgctttatttttctcacaagGTGCAGCTCAAAGGTTTTTCCTTCCTCGCTGTAATACTCTGCAAAAGACAGTTattgcaaatgtttttgtttttcagccaaCAAATCACTGTTTCAAACCAAAAAAGCATCAAGGAAAAAGAAGGTCAAAACAAGAGAAATCTGATTGAAACTCTCAGAAAGTCCactctaaaataaaattaagatgcgtttttgtgcagttttgttAACATGATCTGAAGTTATCAGGGATCTCATTTATAATcattgcgtacgcacaaaacaaggcctgaaagaggcgtacaccACTTCCGATGCAAAggttgtgatgtataaaaacagccTTGATGAGAAAAACTTGCTGAGAAATATGAGATGGGAAactgtcaaataatttttttgcatggatcctacacattgttttataaatgataGTAGTGGCAACAATCAGGAAGAAGTTTAAAACAATGTGGTCGTGTTGTAAGGACAGATTCTCTACTGGCAATGTGCTTAAGAAGTTACTGTCTCAGTGGTTTATTGCATCGTATCATggtcaggggtgtcaaataAATGGCTCTCAGGCCAGAACCgtcccgccaaagggtccagcCTGGCCTACTGGACAACTGTGTACGcctaatattgatgcacttgtgaaagctgagaggtgccaggttttaGGAGCAGGTTAAACATGCTTATAtgtgcttcagaggctttttccaccctgaccagaacaGAGAAGTGAACACATATTCATTCATCACTTTCATTTTTCATAACCAATTATCCTGTTAGAGATAgcgggggagctggagcctatcccagctgacattgggaaAGAGTCAGGGTATACCCTGGACATGTCGCCAGacaatcacagggctgacacatagagacagacaaccattcacactcacattcacagctatggccaatttagagtcaccaattaacctggctgtctttggactgtgggagaaaacccacgctgacactgggagaacatgcaaactccgcacagaaggtcAGGGTTCacaccaggaaccctcttgctgccTGAACACTTATTATggttatatttaaaaaaatattgaacacTGCGCAGAATTTTGTCAGTAGCTTTAGTGCACAacaatctgtatcagacttagATCAAAACAGTATTAGTGGGATCCTAGCATGAGGCACTGCCAAAAAAGTTGAGTTATTCATTGTTTGTAAGGCAGGGGACAACTTAATCTGTTTCTATACTAGCTTCAACTtgagtttggtgtggtgatgccagcattacAACACAGaagtggaaatgtatggaaaacTGCACATGTACAGTAATGACAGCAAGCAAGCCACTAAGTGTGGAAGAACTGAGGCATGTTGATGAAACTGCACTTGCTTTTCTTCAGACacctcaggctgttcatcatctgcTTTGCAAACGGATGACCATcataaattaatcatttaaactGAAAGAAAGGGGAAAATTGGGAGTTGTTGTCATTATGATTTTCATGCTGTAAGTACTACAGATCTTTGCAGGCCTACATAGAGGTACAGGCACTCTCTGGGGGCTTTCTGTCGTGGCATTATTTTTGCTAAGTCCAGCAGTCCAACAACAGGTAAGATAAACGTCATCATGAGTCGCTAATTGACAGTCAATATGCAAATAAATGCGGGGAAactcctccctcttctctcaTTTCCGACTGAAACTCTAAACACGTTGGTGTGAAAAAGAAACCGCTACGAACCAAGGCATGATACGCGCGGACTCACCTCTCCCTGCCAGGTAAACTCTCCTCTTGTGAGTGTCTTTCTTGAAGGCGGACCACAGCCTTGTTTCAGGACTCTCTGCTGCGGTGTGAGCATTAGTAAACACAGACAGATGACCTCCTGGGTCTCCATTTTGCTTGACCCCTTTTTCATTAGGGCTGCTGCCGGGTCGGCTCATCCTGAACCCAGCCAGGCAAATCAGCCCGCTACCCGCGAGCCTTTTGTTTGGGCACTGTTGCCAGGCTACAGCACGTATATGGATACTGTCACCCGGGCAACGGTGATGGATGAGTTTATCACTCCCTAATTTGTGGATCTGGTGAGTTTACTTTTGCCATCACAGCTAGCTGTCATCAAATAGACTAGCCTGTCTGGACATGAAAGGATCAGTTTAGGTGAAAGTCCCAAATGTATTAGCTTCAGCCTCTAACACCGACAACACATCAGTTCAAAGAGGACCCTTTGCCCCTCATTAAGGTTTGTGCTGGTGGCTCTACAAAGGGCCTGCAGGCCTCCTTACATTAATGAAGACCCAATGACTTTAAGAGAACGAGTCAATAGGCATCACTTAGTTTTACAAGGGTGTTGCAAATTCACTTAGTGTATGTAAAATCAGCATAGGTGTAGATATTTGGGGGGACTCAGTGTTTAGAAGGTGCATTTGTCATCCCTAccccattaaaaacaataaagtagcagaggacttttaattttgacaaaattaaatatatttacaccataaattgatgcagaagaGGAACAAATGAATGcaagaaattaaatgtttaatgctcaattaatattaatatatagtcctccccagtgttgaaacaaatgCCCTTGAGACAGGtgctggactttttttttttttttcaattatttttaggCAGGCCTGTAGGACACAGAGCCTTCCTTGGGGGAAAAGGACTGAAAAAACAGCCATTTCATAGGGATGACGAAGTAGCAGTGAATCTCACAGTTGTTGCAAAGCAGAATCAAAGTAATCATCCTGCAGCTATTACATGAAAGAGGTTTTGCAACTCACTTTGCGAAGCTGGTTATCACAAATCACTGCACTAGATGGCAGTAGATGGCCAAACCGGGCAGTTAGTCTCGTCAATTAGCTGAACAGGAGTAATTTAAGAAAGGAACAGTTTTCCTCAGCCTGCTTCGTCCACTGTGCTCTGTGTTATTTGCCGCCTTTGTGATGGATGTTTTCCCTTGTGTGATTGTTAAACAtcagtacagtatgttgagtgcagaacagagcagtgccttttatttcattctgaggGAGtgggaacaaaacatttacctTTCACTTTGTCGATTGCAGGCCGTGCTTTTTCTCCCATCACACTGTattgtggctgcagctgaaatATCTGTGGGATGTCAGGTTATCTGTGTTTGCCCTGTTGTCAAACAACAATAATGTAGTCAGACAGGTACAAAGGCAACAGCAGAGAGTCCCATGAAgccttctttattttatgactcAGTGTGGTCATCTGAGAGAAACACCAATAAAGTCTTATATCTACTGTACTGTCACATCATGAGGCTGTTATCAGTTTCAGCAGTGAGAAAGGAGATGCCCTGGCAGAGGTTGTGAGCTGGGATCCAGCAGTATGCGCCCCAGTCATGCTGCTATGTTAGCAGGATGATTCCACAATACTTCATCTAATTAAGGTGCTATCCACTTAATTAGATTCAAGGGCTCCTAATTGGTGAGCTCTGAGGTCTGAGTTTGGTGTCTTCCGAGATGTCCCATGTCCTGAAAATATCTCTttgacctgaaaaaaaaagtgactgtGATACTGGCTCAGGACAAGATGTCGACACAGGAAAGGCTTGACAGAAAAGTTTTGCAAAGCAGAATACTGCGTATATGAAGCGTTTGCATGTGCAATCAACtgtagagagagaaaaacactttGGAGGAGATCCAAGATTAAACACTTTTAATCAAATACTAGAGTTTGACCAAAATGCCTGAGGCATGAATATTAGAAAATGTTGCGCATTCCTTTAAAAATTAAGCAACATGGTATTCATTAGTGCGTCATTTAGAATTGAGAGTTTCTTACTGAAGTGCTGAAGTAATTAAATATGTAACCTATTTTTTAACCATCCTAGTTAGGGTGAATATAATTTGTCTATGATTCATCGCCTTCATATTATTTGCACAGTGGTGAATGTTTGCTTATTAAATCAGCTAATACAATGGACCAAGTTTTCAGCTGTTCAGCATTTATCCCTGTCTTAATATCTTATCCAATTTCCCCAGTTGTATCTTAAGTAGCTTTTCTCTTCTGTCCCTCAAAGGTTGGATTTGATTCTAATCTAATTCTGCGCTTGGAAAACATTGTAACAGGAATCAGCTGATAAAAATGTGCCTTAACCTCAGACAGGATAATTGTTTCCACTCCTTGCTGAATGATATTTCGGTACAGCCCACCTTGCTGTGCTAATGTTGGTTGCAGTTTGTTTTCAAATGTCTTGCATTTGACtcttggtttatttttttaaactcccAGATTTTGTGAATTCCGCTCATATCATAACATGATGTCTGCTCAAGCAGTGGCAGAGTAGCCAGAGGTCGTGGTGTTTCCGGTGGGTGGAGGATTACTTAAAATAAGACAGATGAAGTTGTTTGGCTTGTTCACGCCCATATTGACGGTCACGTCATTTTACGCCAAGGTTTGGGAACCACTCTTGTGAAagtttatgatgatgatgatgtcagtgaCTGTGGTGTACCACCAAATATATAGTATTGATATTTTTTCTTGTGGATCATGTGACTGACAGAACATAACACAGCCTTACTGACACTTTGTGGACTGGATGTTGACGTTTTCTGACTTTGACTTGAATTTTTAGATCTTGAAATAACCAGTTCAATATGAGTACTTGAATATAGGTGAAATTATACCACATGACCTGACCATCTAGGAATTTCCAAGAGGCAATTTCAGCCCATACTAATCCACATAGATggctttcaaagtaaaatattacAATGCTGTGTTTAAATTTCAACATTATACACTTTGTTTGTCGTGTTATTCACATTATCACAGCCTTTCTTTACCTCCATAGATGTGAGTTTGCACACAGAACACACGTAACCAGCGTTACACAGtttcataatattttatttctcaATGCAACAGATGATGTCATGTGAGTAATAACGCACAACAGGGTGTCCCAGTATAACAAAGTAATGgatgaggtggaggagatgtTTCCTCCATGGAGTCCATTATTTTTCTATACTTGGACATTTCCGAGTGTTACTGAGCTCATACTAGGCCACTTACCAAAGGGAGGGAGTGTACTGTTAACATAGCATGTAGCAGAAGTGCGTTATGGTCACCTGCAGTTTGTAATAATGTAACTCACACAGTGATTCATGGTTAACTGTGGACAGAAATATGTCTGAGTCATCCTGATGTAAGATTTTTGtagccagccaatcagaaatGAAAGAACATTTTCCAAAGCCATGGTTTAACTTAGAAAACAAATCTCAAAGgtttttgttgaaataaatgtctgttaaaTCACGATTGCAGAATGAGGTGACACAGTGGTGATATTTTCAGTATTATGGGCTGGGTGTTGACTTTTAGTAGGAAGTAATCACAGGAAATGTATTGTGTTTCAGTGACATCAGCACTTACATGGGGCTGGAATAGTCTCAGTAGGACTAGGTTTTGgcattgaaaatgaaatttgGTGATGCAAAAGGAAATAttggcagtaaaaaaaatagtctaactgaaaaataaaacaggcattacatttttttatttattttgttgttgtttttcagtgacaaTATTCCATGTCTTTTTCACGTTGCTAGTTTTGTTCcaatctattttattttattttttttatttatgtattttttttaatctttagtTCAAattctctgtcactgttttggTGTGGAGGGGAGGAGTTTGAGGGTAGGGGGCAAGGGGAGCATAATTTACATATAATCCACATACTAAAAAGAGAGAATAGCTCTTCTTGACCCACAGTCTTTCAAGAGAAAtgcctgtgttttatttctcagtaaaacttttttttagtgctaatgtttccttttttaatgccatatttatatttatttgccATATTCGATGCCAAAACTTAGTGTTGCTGTTCTAGCTCCGTACACTTACTGCTATTGTTTATCAAAAATGTGTCTACAAAACATGACAGCAATCGTTTTTGGCATTTGTTGACAGCGCATCTGATTGAAATATTGCGGGGAGCAATGGAAAAGtcaggagcagccacagtgagctgttagatgaagagctgcaggcgaCCGGCTGTACACCTCCAAATTATTGAGGTAACCAGCTCCTTTCACTGCCCTGCTGTCTGCAGGCTCATGCCGTGTGCAGTGTAGAATCAGATCACGGTTGCTCACAGAATGATGGAATAAGGCCAATATTGCCTGGCTGCCTTCTTAAAATGACAATAGTTTGTTTATCTTCCCTTTACAACTCAGTGAGCTTCAGTCTTAAACCGCGTTTATCACCACCGGTAACTACAGGTGTCGtgggtagagagagagagagaaattaagATGGAAAACAGACACCAGAGTTGAATATTTGAATGCACAGCTCTTTGGTGAAGCTCAAGTTACACTGAGCAGTTTGATTTTGTGCCATGACAGTGAAGACAGCTTTGCCAGAATCACAACCTTGTATTAAGTTAGACATCTCTTGTACTTTGCTACAGATTGAGTGTATCATAAATACACTAGATAACTTAACCAGATAATATACTGTACAACATTAGTTCATGCTGTCATCCTGGAAGCCACAGGCCACATACACTGCATCTGAAAGTTAAGTGGAATGCAACTTGCACTTCTGTCCACAGAGACCGTCACAGTGTTCCTGTCCAGACCAAATCAGCTGCTGCTCTACAGTCAATCCAGTCCACTCTTTGGTATTAGCTTCATTCGGTTAAGTTTCAGGGCCGGTGTTTGTACTCTTCTTCAGCTCCGTGTCACTGCTGTTTGGTCTCAGCCTTTGCTGGAGTCACAGTAGTGGCTGGGGAGCTTAGTTTGCTTCAGTAGCTTGACGTTTTACAGTTCAACCATCGTTTTCCTCCAATGTGAAGCTGAAAATAGAAGACATGAGTGAATCTCACATGTTATTAACATGTACTCAGTGTGTGTAAGTAGATGAGGTGTGCTTATTAGTCTCTATTATAAAAGTTTCGATAAAGAAGTTAAGATAACATTGAGAGGTGGGATGataaaagtgatttattttttgtgcaaCTGAAAAGCACCTGATTCAAAGTCAGCTAGCTGCCTCATTCTAAATCTCATATCATGGTGTGCAGCCCTGTGAGATATGGCCCGACAAACAAATCAGCCTTTTCGGTGTACTACAGCGTGACTTGTTGGCTTTTTGCTGCTCACACCCTTTACAGCATTCCAGTTTCTATCAGATAAGAAAgctccaacacaacaacaacaacgtttTGTTGTCTTACAGGTTATTTCCCGTTTATTTCGTTTTTTCACTAATTACTGAAAGTTGTTGCAAGGTTGTCCTCCTCCCTTCATGCTTTGTGAAACTCTACCTTTCTTTCTCCAACATGACAGGAATTCTGATGCTATCACCTCCTCTGTACATGTCTCCACAGGAAGACATAAACTATCTAGAACTATTGCTTCACAGACATGTGAATGcatacaggaaaaaaatgtgcagtGGGCAGTTTACAAAGTGGCGTTAGGAGAATTTCCAAAGCTTAATGGAATCTAATCCTTTTTTACAGCATGTAGAGAAGAATCGCTGCAGTGTTTTGTCTATTGCAGTGATTTTAAGTTGTTGCATTTGGATGATTTAATGGAAAAAGACTTCAGCAATAACTTTGTGTTACACAATCTGTTGAATCTCACATTCGCACATCAGATGTTGCATTATTTTAAATCACAGACCACAGACATAGGGCACACATAGTCTCtgtctttaaaggaatatttcaccccaaatgaccatttctgAATCGCACACCCAGTGTTGGCTTgactttgtgaagaaaacttctGTATATGCATCAATTGAATGAGGCAGAGTTCATACGCATGCACTGCTCACCTGTGCCTGAGACTGTTTACGTGGAAGTTTATAAATagattttagtgaaaatgcatgtgtttaggaagtacGAAGCATACatctggataaataagactagACTActaaactactactactaaaagAGAATTTTACCGCTGAAGTTGCGTTAGAGTTTGTAAACAattattttgatatagttttgctgttattaaatgcggcccccatttacttcaattcatcaagaattaaCTCCTTTTTTGAATTCTTCTTTCATCATGGAGGTATgccagaaaaacagttttctttacaaaaatcaacataacacagagtaagtaattgatatacaaatgatcactGTGGTGGTGCAGTATTAGTTTAAAATCTGCCTGACAAAGTGCAGATACAATTAGAAGTCAATTTGGAATTTAAGTAAATATTAGGAACACCTCTCTAATGCAATACAATTCAGCAACTGCACAAAATGCTGCCTCCAGGAGGATATAAAGTAAATGTATCATTAAAATGCACTAGTGTTAGTGGTGTGTACCCAACAACCTGCCAACTAAGTGTAGAACCAGTGACAAACTCAGCTACAtttgatttgtcttttttctttttaaggttTATAAAGTAGGGtccatacttttttttttttttagaaaaaatcCTACATAGTGTAGCTTTAAGTTGTTACAATCATTCATTCATGGTTAAAGATAGCATCACTGTAATACCAAGTCTTGACACAGTATTGAGTATTTCAGCTGCTGTGgtagaaaagaaaatgtgtttgctcAACTCCCGGATGCCTCCATTTAAAGACCGTGAGGCAGTGTGATTGTTTCTGATATCAGCCATGCTTGAAAGGGAGTGTTGGAGGTTTCCCACAGGTCACCACCACCATGTTTTGCTTTATCCTGCTCCCTGTTTCATGCTCTCTTAGGCCTGGTCTTGCTCTAAGCTAACTAAATGCACATTATGGAACTTGGTGTGTGAGGCTGGGTCGGAGGCACCGTTAGCATAGTGCAGAGAGACAAGCTCAGAATGACTGGGTTCGCAGcacaggaaaaaaagcattAGTGCACGCCAGCCCCTCCTAAAATGCCATCAAAACATCAGGATGCCCTAATGTGCACCGATTGATACACTCTGCTGCGCCTCAACTTATTACACCAGCATTTGGGCTGCCTTCAAATCACAGAGAGCTTTAACCTGCCACACATTAGCAGCTCTGTGCAGTAAAAAGCTTGTCAGTCACAGGCTCTGCAGCAAATGTCTGTCAGCACTCCAAATTTAACACAACATACCCTGCACATTACATGATGCGTTGGAAATAACTTGTCTTCCATATTTACTGCATGCTATGTTTTCACACTCAAACTGCAATAACAAAGTTTCCACTAATACAGCATGGGGCACTCTGGGAGGACTCGCCATGCTTGTGTGGGAAATACAATTATATCTACATATTTAGCCGACTAATGATACAGTTTGTTCCAGTAACACACCGTCACTTATAAACCTGAAATGCCAGCATTATAAACAAAAAgtctttttatatttgttcTCATGAATATGTCCGAAGTATTTACATGATCATTTGGAGTAATGAGCCACTTGTAGTGACTTTAGTGAGTCAGTATTTATACTTGAAATGACATTCTCCATCTCAGTCTCTCTGTGCTTTATTGGGTTATTCATGCTTTTTTTAGCCCACCAGGTTCACAAGCTGAGAATACGAATATATTTCCAAACATgtactatatttatttattttcatggcTCGAGAAGAGTccataaaattttattttatttccaacAATGGGTCAGTGAAAGAGATT from Epinephelus moara isolate mb chromosome 8, YSFRI_EMoa_1.0, whole genome shotgun sequence includes these protein-coding regions:
- the got1l1 gene encoding putative aspartate aminotransferase, cytoplasmic 2 — its product is MSRPGSSPNEKGVKQNGDPGGHLSVFTNAHTAAESPETRLWSAFKKDTHKRRVYLAGREYYSEEGKTFELHLVRKIKQQLSADPTLRPEYPSSLGLTEYIRRATEMTLGRSCQAIVEDRVLGIQTPGFTAAVRLGAELLRHCNDVCAAWCEPVYLSSPCDDSLAGIFQAAGIQDIREYYYWDDMQRCVCLEKLLEDLEKAPEQSVVVLSASAHYPTGADLSQNQWAVITKLIMRRRLFPFLLLPTQALCYGDLERDAWPVRYCASQGMEFVCAQSFSHCFGLYGEAVGHLLCVLKQSSLLLSVRSQADKIVKSLWAQPPVGGAHVVTTVLSNPAHLVEWQEEVKHIVERCMLIREVLGDRLRLLGTPGSWDHLTKQGGLYCHTGLNGEQVEFLSKRRHVHLHPSGCLNVSAINGLNLDYIVESIHLALTTSL